The following is a genomic window from Miscanthus floridulus cultivar M001 chromosome 14, ASM1932011v1, whole genome shotgun sequence.
GGAGTTGTGGACCTCGTCCATGTTTAATTGAGGAATGTGATATTGTTCATTATGCCtttagttgtgctgaacaggttgAGAACATTCATGAGCCGGCTATGTACACTGAAGCTGTTGTTTTGGGTGATCGCGAGAAGTGGATTTCCGCTATGCAAGAAGAGATGCAGTCACTTGAGAAAAATAGCACATGGGATGTTGTGCGCTTGCCTAAACACAAGAAGGCCGTTcgttgcaaatggatcttcaaaagaaaggagggtttgtctcctagtgagcctccaatatttaaggcaaggttagtagcaaaaggtttcagtcagattcctggcattgattataatgatgtgttctcttCAGTTGTAAAGCATAGTGCAATTCGTACATTTTTCGGTATTGTTGCTATacgagatcttgagcttgagcagttagatgtaaagactgtgtttctacatggagagcttgaggaggagatatacatggaccagccagaagggttcatagtacctggtaaggaggatcatgtttgcaaattaaagaggtccttatatggtttGAAATAGTCTTCTCGTCAATGGTAtaaaaggtttgattcttttatgatATCATATGGTTTTAAGAGGtctgaatttgatagctgtgtgtacattaaatttgttgatggatcacctacatatttgctgttatatgttgatgatatgttgattgctgccaagagcaagaaagaaatcactaccttaaagaaactgttgagtagtgagcttgagatgaaggatcttggtgctgcTAAGAGGATTATAGGTATGGAAATTACAAGAGACAGAAATTTtggtttgttatttcttagtcagcaaAGTTATATTAAGAAAGTTTAtcgtttcaacatgcatgatgcaaagtctgttagtactcctattgctTCTTatttcaaattatcagctttgcaatgtgctagtacggatgagaattttgagtacatgtcaagagttccatattctagtgctgttggttctttgatgtatgccatggtttgctcttgtcctgatttatcatatactatgagtttggttagtagatacatggctaATCCTGGTAAAGAACATTAGAAGACTGTTCAGTGAATTTTCAGGTACCTTCGTGGCACAACAAATGTTTGTTTGAAGTTTGGTAGGACTGATAAGGGACTCACTAGCTACGTGGATTCAGATTTTATTGCTGATTTGGATAAAAGGAGATCTCTCATAGGTTATGTGTTCACTATTGGTGGTTGTGCTATGAGTTGGAGGGCAACATTGCGGCCCGTTGTTGCCCTGTCTaccactgaagcagaatacatggctattgctgaagcatgtaaagaatcagtttggttgaaaggtttgtttgctgagctttgtggagatgattcttgcattaatttattttgtgacagtcaaagtgctatatgtctcactaaagatcagatgttccatgagagaacgaagcacattgatgtcaaataccattatgttcgcgatgtggtcgcgcaaggtaagctgaaggtatgcaagataagcacacatgataatcctgctgatatatTGACATAGtcagttcctgttgctaagtttgagctttgctcaagTTTAGTTGGTATAACTATTTAGCCCAAGAGGCTATTTAACACCggaagtatttctttgttgtttcagGGTGAAGGTTCATTTTATGCTATAAGaaggaatttgtctcaaggtggagtttgttgagctatgatccaaatttaagcttgggccgaagcgaagcggcccattagcgttaatagggactacaccatctattagttccgTATTGCTAATAGGCGAGAGTGTGGGGTTTTCTCCCTtatatatacggaccacctcCCTCATGAAAAAGATATACCACAGACTTCTATACGGGAAGGCCCCCAGGTTAGGGTATCCCTAAGTTGTAAATCTCtgacgtttgtaacctcacccgatatagtgaagatttagtggctggtgcccgtggtttttttcCTTCCACCTTGGAAGAATTTTtcacgttaaaatctcgtgtcccctgtgcttgatctactgttcttcgtcaTTTATATTGCCCATCGTTTATAACAACATAGAGTAGCGGTATAATACCAAATCTGCTAGGGACAAAAAAGACTAGTAGATAAGCTATATGAGTTCAAATTTATTACCGTATTTGCGCTGATTGCTATGCGTGCTCATCTGTTTCAGAGCTGTACGAAGCGATGATGTTTCTTTGAGAATCACGCACTGTGGAGTCTGTTATGCTGATGTTATTTGGACACAAAACAAGCACGGTGATTCGATATACCCTTTAGTTCCAGGGTAAGTTTCTGTCGACGAATAAGTTGCATGTCCCATATATGGCTCAGAGGATAATTGTTGATTCATTAGTTTTTGAATTTATAAAAGCTAGCAGATCTTCTTCATTTTCTGATTAATATTTACTAATATATCTAAATGTGTGTGGTAAGTTAATTTCATATGATATTTGGGCAGACATGAGATAGTTGGACAAGTAACAGAGGTTGGATCAGAAATCAAGGGCCTCAACGTTGGTGACCATGTAGGTGTGGGAATCTATGTGAACTCGTGTGGGGACTGTGAGAGCTGCAATAGTTTCACAGAGATCCACTGCCCAAAAATGGTGGTCACATTCAACGGGATCGATGCGGATGGCACTGTGACAATGGGAGGATATTCCAGTTACATAGTAGTCCGTGAAAGGTATGATATGTATGCTTTACTGAAATTGTAGAAACGTAAAGATTGCTCAGCAGTCATTATCTTAATGCATATAAATGTTGATTGAATCGCACTTGAGAACTAGGTATGCAAACAGGACTGCCCAAAAACAATATTTTAACCTATCATTTCTAAGCAAATATAACCATAGAGAAATCAGAAAGTCTTTTTTCAAAGAAACAACTCAAGAGTATTAAGTTTGTTAGGCAGAGTCCGGAAGTTGCTCTCTAAGGCTTTGTATCGTCTCAATGTATttcttttttggtttttttaaaaAGCTTTCTTTATTTAAAAAAGAGTATCAAGTTAATGAAATAATTTGGCACAAAATTTCACTTGCATTTCAGGTTCTGCTTCAAGATTCCTGATGGCTACCCTTTGGCTAAGGCAGGGCCTCTGTTATGTGCTGGAATTACTGTGTATACTCCCATGATTCGGCACAACATGAACCAAGCTGGCAAATCACTTGGCCTGATTGGACTGGGTGGATTGGGGCACATGGCAGTGAAATTTGGAAAGGCATTTGGGTTGAAGGTCACCGTTTTCAGTACAAGTGAATCAAAGAGGGCCGAAGCCATTGATCTCCTTGGTGCAGATAATTTTGTAATATCATCTGACAAGCAACAGATGGAGGTATCATTGCCCTTGACCCCCGTAGTGCATTTAACAACAGTTCTTAACTTATCCATAAGTTACTGCCATTATATTTTGAATGATATATATTGCATGACCTTTTTTGTCATCCTTATGTATTGCTTATAGAAAATAGCTAGCGTCAACACCATGTATCAGAAAATGAATAAGGAATGGAAACTTAACTTTGTTCCACAAATCAATTTGTGTTTATGTGCTATAAATAAGACTGCTCTACTTGCCAATACTGTATATATTGGTCATAAGTATTAATATAGATCATAATCGTTATATAAGTTCATCCCAAATGTTCTATAGCTTTCTTAAAAGCTGAGAATTCTCTCCTTGAAAAAAATGTTATAAGTTCCTTTATATTTTATTTGTGGACAATTTACATGAACACTTCAGTAGAGTAATTGTGCCCCAATCCACaatttatattatattttatAAGTTCTAAGGCAGAATTATCTAATGAAGTGAGTTCGAACCTATGACAGTATGAATATACTACgataaatgatttgtaagcctcaTGTAGTGCTCATATGTAGAGTAATTGTGGTTTCGATTCAGGCAGTTCAAGAAACAGTGATAGAAATAAATTTCTCTTAATTTATAGATATTTTACGATGGTTGAAAAAAATACGGACCATCCATAGGGCGAAATCGAATGGTGCAAAAATAGCAGGCACCAATTTAAAAGTAGTCAGAAATACCAAAATAGATGGAGATAGTACCATAATAGATGGGTCCGAAGTTTGATTTTGATTTTTATTATTTAATAAGAAATTTTACAATGGTTCAAAAAAATATGGACCATCCATGGACAGATATCGAATGGTGCAAAAATAGCAGGTATAGCATATCCTAAAATAACAAGCATCAGGATTCTTAACATACTCTTTAATGATATACCAACAGCCGAAAGTGAGAATGCTTATATATGTTGCTCTGTATTTTATAGGCCCTAAAAGGCTCCTTGCACTTCATTATTGACACTGCTGCGGGTAACCACCCATTCGATCCCTATCTATCGCTTCTGAAAGCTGGTGGTATAATGACGCTAGTGGGCTTCCCAAGTGAAATCAATGTGCATCCTGGAAGTCTTATCTTTGGTATTGCTACATATTCCATTACAAATTTCGTCAGTCCATTATTTACTGGTGAAAAGAACTCTTGAAAAAAAAATATCTTGTACTCAAATACACATTTACACAGGTGCACGGACCCTTTCTGGCAGTGGAGGTGGAGGAACCAAGGGGATCCAAGAAATGTTGAACTTCTGTGCAGAGAACAAAATATACCCAGAGGTTGAGGTCATCAGAATGGACTATATCAACGAGGCTCTCAAGAGGCTTGTAAATCGGGATGTCAAATACCGCTTTGTAATCGACATCGAGAACTCTCTGAACTAGT
Proteins encoded in this region:
- the LOC136503880 gene encoding putative cinnamyl alcohol dehydrogenase 4: MDAESKSGNCDAWAATGPDGVLSPHKINRRAVRSDDVSLRITHCGVCYADVIWTQNKHGDSIYPLVPGHEIVGQVTEVGSEIKGLNVGDHVGVGIYVNSCGDCESCNSFTEIHCPKMVVTFNGIDADGTVTMGGYSSYIVVRERFCFKIPDGYPLAKAGPLLCAGITVYTPMIRHNMNQAGKSLGLIGLGGLGHMAVKFGKAFGLKVTVFSTSESKRAEAIDLLGADNFVISSDKQQMEALKGSLHFIIDTAAGNHPFDPYLSLLKAGGIMTLVGFPSEINVHPGSLIFGARTLSGSGGGGTKGIQEMLNFCAENKIYPEVEVIRMDYINEALKRLVNRDVKYRFVIDIENSLN